From the genome of Symphalangus syndactylus isolate Jambi chromosome 13, NHGRI_mSymSyn1-v2.1_pri, whole genome shotgun sequence:
AGCCAAGTCCAGGTGGGCAAGTCCTGGAGCCACAAGTTATCTTTCTACCATGGTAAAAAAGGATCCTGGATCTGAGACCTGGCCAGGAAGCCTGAAAAGCACGTGTCCTACTGAGTTTGGGGAACTTCCCAGGAAGCATTTGttcagagtaaaactccatcacCCCCTGCCTGCCTAACTCGGTGAAGGGACAAGTACGAGCCAGGGGAGGAAAACTCTGGGCCCCGGGTAGCTCCCAAGAGGAAGACACCGGGAGGCAGCTGCCcgccccggcccggcccggcccggctgCTGCCCCCGCCCGGCTCACCTCTGCGGCAGGGATGTTAACCACGCCGGTGGAGCGCCGCTTCTCCCGCAGCTTCCTCTTCTCGATCTGCCCCTTGCCCTTCCTGGCACTGGGGCCCGAGCTCTTGCCCTTCTCCGGGACGCCGTCCGGCTCCTCCTCGTCACGCCTGGGCGGCGGTGCAGCCGACGCAGAGGCGGCTGGGGGCTCGTCCTCCGACCGCCGCGGGCCGGGGGCCGCCCGGGTCAGCATGGCGGAGCCGACCGCGCAGTTCACGCCCCCGGGACCGGGGACGGCAGGTGCGGCCGGCGCGCCGCCCGGGAGGTTGTTGTTGAGCTCGTTGGCAGCGGCGGCCGCCGAAGTGCCCAGAACGCCCGCGGGGGGCTTCCCAGCGGCGTCGCTGCTGCCCCCTCCTGGGGGGGCCGGGCCCGGGGGATTCTGCTTGGCGCGCATCTTCTCGCGTTTCGCCTTCcactcctccaggaagtctgTGGTGCTGCCGCCGAGGCCGCTGCTGGTCCGGTAGCCACCGGTCGCCATATTCCCAAAGGGGCCGGTCGGGCTCTCACCTCAGGCCGGGCTCCCGCCgctgcttcctcttccttcctgcgGCCCCGAGGATGCCAGGAGACGACCTCCAGGAGAGGGACGGCGGCCGCTCCCCCACCAGCCGGCGGGGCTGAGGTGAAAGACAAAAGGGGGCGGGTAAGGGAAGAGTAAGATCCCCGCCCGACCCGAGGGTCTGCCCCCAGGCTGCGCCCCTCGGAGTCCTCGAGCGCGCCCACTAACTAGTCCCTACCGGCCAGTAGCCGCCGGGTCCCCACCCTGCAAAGTTTCTCCCACGCATCTACAGTACGGACCCCGACGATCGCCGCCCctagaagggaggagagaggactgACCCCACCCCCAAGTCGGCCTGCCCGCCCCATCCCCACAAGGGTCCGCGCCGGCGGCGGTCGAGGTACCAGGGCCAGACCCGCCACCTGTCGGCTCGTCGTATCGCCTGCTCCGCGCTCTGGCTACCGCCGGTCTTAAGTCCCCGCCAGTTACAACCCCACTCCCAAGGCGAGGCGCGGAGCTCCTAGCCGGTTTGCAGAGGAGGCGGGGACCCAGCTGTCCCGCCGAGCGTGGAAAGGACCGGGTGTGAGCGAGCGGCAGAACAGCCCCTTACCTCGGAGGAGCTTGTAAGGGATGAGGCGTGGGGCTAGGATCAGGCGCCCAGGTGTGCCGAAGCTGGCGCGCGTTCTTCCGCCGCGCGGAAAGTGCCGCAGCAAACTCGCGGTGCGGAGCTCCAGGCAATCCCaggacaggagggagggagaatagggagggagggagggagggagcgaggggCGGGAAGGGAGCCGAGCGGTGCCGAAGCACGAGCGGAAAAGGCCGAGGCTGCGCGCGAGGGGCGCGGCGCGCGGTGGGAAGGGTCGTGGCCCCTGACGCCCCGCCCCCGGCGCTCAGGTGCGCGGCGTCGCGTCCGGCCCGTCGCTGCAGCCGGCCCCGCGCCCGCCGTCCTCTGCTCCGCACCCGCTGCCGACTACACCGCGCCCGCCACGCTCCGCCCGCGGCCGGCGGGTTGGACCGCACATTCCTGGGCTAGCAGCCTCGCGGCGTCCGGCCTCCCGGCGCCTCCGACTCCGGGGCGGGAACGGCACTCCACGCCCTTCTTCTTGCTTGTCTTCTCCGCCTCTCTTCTCCgcctctctcttctcccaccACTCTTCCTTTTAAGTACAAGACCGTATTATTTGAGAGAAAGTCTCGAACGCTGCTGGCTAAGGGGAAAAGTGCGATAACTTGTGATGATTCAGGGAATGACTAGACAGGATGGGAAAATACCCACGTGTCTCTTTTCCTAGTCGCTGCTCCCTTTTCAGATGTACTAGGGCAGCGGGCAGGAGAATAGAAAGACCTGAAACAAACCCAGCACCCTCCTTCTGAGAAAACTGCGGTGTCCTGGTGAAAGGGGTTGGCTAAGAGGAAGGACTTACTAGTATCTTAGGGTTACGGGAGAAAAAACTCAGTTCGACAGTTTATTGTATTGGCGATTCCAGTCTTGGAGTTTTCCCCTTAACCCTGTCTCTGCATCTCCTCTTTACAGAGAATGAATTTAGCAGCAAAGCTCCCTACCAAAGTACTAACGCTGCACTGATGCTAATTTGAGATGAGCTGGGGCAGTGATTGtctctattttttcattattaacatGCCAGAGGCTTATCCTCGGATGCAAGTCATCTAAAATTTCTGGATCAGAGCGGGGTGGGCTGCCACTGACCCACCTAAGACTGACCTTTCTATATCCAAGTAATGTCAGGGCACATCATTGTGGGAGGCTACAAATGCCAGGTCTCCATTTTGTAAAAAAGCAGGAGAGCCCTAAGTCACGCTCTTACCTAACATAAACCTTTCTTCTTACTTAATATTCCTGTTTTGCCCAGGTAGCAATCACATGGTGAGTGAGCAATCAGTGTTTGCCTGCCACAGAACTGGGAACAGAAGAAAGTGATTCACATGCTCTATATTTCTCGGGGAAAGACAGTTTTGGTCTTTGGTCTGGCTGTTGTGGGAAACGTATGGAGAGAGCTCTGGAAAAATCCTtagaaaattaaaagcttttcttGGGAATAGGTCTAAAAGGCTGAGCGGCTGTTTACCTAAGCTAGTACCAACCCCAGTGTGCCACCTGAAATTTCTCAATTACATATTCATTagtttgttttctgaattttaagGAAAGTAAGGGAGGCTGGAACATTAAACGTATTCACATTAATATGCTTTGTAACTTATCAGAGGACTTTTCTCTTGGAAGGGCTGCAGGATATAGTGGAAAGAGGGTATAGTCAGCTAGCTGAGAGATCTTGGGCGTGTTTACATTATCTGGTACTCAGCTTTCTGTACTATAAAATCAgccaaaattactttttttttttttttttgagacggagtctcgctctgtcgccgggctggagtgcagtggcgggatctgagctcactgcaacctccgcctcccgagttcaagcgattctcctgctctcagcctcccaattacaTTATATTTAAGCTGTCTTAAGAACTGACACTGAACATAAAATGTGCTTGATTAGAGGAAGGCACTCAGTAAACATAGTCCCTTCTAGGGACTTAAAGTCCTTGGTCTCTAAGAAGTGTATGGGAGAAGAGGAAATTAAAACGGATAGGGTATTGAATATACAATATCAACCTAAAAACGATAGACTTTGAATGAACTGGGATAACACGCCACATAAATTTATCACTGCGTGGCTTAGACCAGTTCTCTTAGTATTAATAGGTTCTGAGTCAGGAATTTTGGCTGCTACTGACTTGTGTGGCTTtggacaagttgcttaacttTTGTGCCTCTGTTTACTTacatataaaatggggataataatacttcCTACATTGTGAGAGTGTTGTGAAAGTGCCTGCAGTCCTCAGATAAAAGGTGGTATGTGAGTACCAGAGTAGGTATTATTAGTCTATAAAGTGCCCTAGGAACCATGGATGAAAGAGATTATTGAGGTACAAAGCTCTGTGTTTTGTTATTATCATTTATTATACCTTTTGTCTTTACCATTCTCAATATTCCCGAAGATATATTTCACAGCCAGACTGCTTCCAACATTGCACTGAGGTATTTAGCTGAGTCAGTCCTAAATTGCAAGATGTTTGCATATCACCAATCTTTATGTATAGCGTTCTGATGAAATAATCCTCAAAGACTTGGAGCttggtttctcaacctcagcactgttgacatttgcggctggataattctttgctgtCCTGCCCATTGTAGGTTGTTTAGCAGCATCGTTGGCTTCTACCTATTAGATACCAATAAGAAACTCCCACCTGTATTGTGACATTGCCACATGGTCCCTGGGATAAAATTCTTCCCCAGTTGAGCACCTCTGAGTTAGCCTAAAATAACCAATTTTTAGCGACTCACTTGCccttaataataaaatgaaatatgatgATAATGCTGACAAAACAGATTCATTTTAATATGTCAGAGTGAAACCTATTCTAGATGTTAGTCATAATGATTTTGAGGAAGTGTATTATTATATGTATGGATAGCTAGTATATTGGGAAGTAGCCATTTTGCCTTCAATGCAGATGTTTCTGGAACATATGCAATTCATCCTCTAACATCAAAATCTTATATGTGCAtagtattaaaaaaattacatactttAGTTCTACAAGGATTATAACAAAAAACAGCAATCCCCTCTCTACCTTATCCACTCTGAAAACCCTACCCAAAACTTTGAACTTTTTAACTGTTTCCATTAATAGAGATCTTcatatttagtttttatgtgCATATCTGCTATTGTACATCTTGATTTTTCCATTTGTAGATATAGAAGAGGATTTAGCTCTAATACACTAATAACAcatatacttttcttttcttttcttttcttttcttttgagatggagtcttgctctgtcgcccgggctggagtgcagtggcgtgatcttggctcacagcaagctccgcctcccgggttcacgccattctcctgcctcagcctcctgagtagctgggactacaggtgcccgccaccactctcggctaatttttttttttttttttttggcatttttagtagagacggggtttcactgtgttagccaggatggtctcaatctcccgacctcgtgatccacctgcctcggcctcccaaagtgctgggattacaggcgtgagccaccgtgcccggccacacatATACTTTTCATACTCCTACACGCCCACTATATATCATGATTTTTATTGAATAAACATTCAATGTTTATAGTATTATGACTATACAAATACTGTTCATAGCTGAGTCATGTGGTGTACTAtgactgcatttcttttttatacGACTGTTTTTCCTTGTTGCACAACTATACCTTTTGTCTTTACCATTTTTCTGCAGTTAAAACTtgcctcttattttttctttaatcatcgGCTTATTTTTTTATACACCAGTCAGGAGTATATACTCAAATTTTCCTCCTCTCAGTGAAGTTAATCACATTGGGTAAGCTATCAGTTCTATTCTCTTTTTGGAAACATCTCTTCTGGAGCCCTCCAT
Proteins encoded in this window:
- the PAWR gene encoding PRKC apoptosis WT1 regulator protein isoform X1 produces the protein MATGGYRTSSGLGGSTTDFLEEWKAKREKMRAKQNPPGPAPPGGGSSDAAGKPPAGVLGTSAAAAANELNNNLPGGAPAAPAVPGPGGVNCAVGSAMLTRAAPGPRRSEDEPPAASASAAPPPRRDEEEPDGVPEKGKSSGPSARKGKGQIEKRKLREKRRSTGVVNIPAAECLDEYEDDEAGQKERKREDAVTQQNTMQNEAVNLLDTGSSYLLQEPPRTVSGRYKSPTSVSEEDVSSRYSRTDRSGFPRYNRDANVSGTLVSSSTLEKKIEDLEKEVVRERQENLRLVRLMQDKEEMIGKLKEEIDLLNRDLDDIEDENEQLKQENKTLLKVVGQLTR
- the PAWR gene encoding PRKC apoptosis WT1 regulator protein isoform X2; this encodes MATGGYRTSSGLGGSTTDFLEEWKAKREKMRAKQNPPGPAPPGGGSSDAAGKPPAGVLGTSAAAAANELNNNLPGGAPAAPAVPGPGGVNCAVGSAMLTRAAPGPRRSEDEPPAASASAAPPPRRDEEEPDGVPEKGKSSGPSARKGKGQIEKRKLREKRRSTGVVNIPAAECLDEYEDDEAGQKERKREDAVTQQNTMQNEAVNLLDTGSSYLLQEPPRTVSGRYKRKRDKPYTEQGAVLRSGSGGG